One region of Pseudomonas glycinae genomic DNA includes:
- a CDS encoding MerR family transcriptional regulator, whose protein sequence is MLEPSHNDELPVIPGKRYFTIGEVSELCAVKPHVLRYWEQEFPQLNPVKRRGNRRYYQRQDVLMIRQIRALLYDQGFTIGGARLRLSGDEAKDDTTQYKQMIRQMIAELEDVLVVLKK, encoded by the coding sequence ATGCTGGAACCAAGTCATAACGACGAACTACCCGTCATCCCGGGCAAACGCTACTTCACCATTGGTGAAGTCAGCGAGCTGTGTGCGGTAAAACCACACGTGCTGCGCTACTGGGAGCAGGAGTTTCCTCAGCTCAACCCCGTCAAACGCCGCGGAAACCGCCGGTATTATCAGCGCCAGGACGTGCTGATGATCCGGCAGATCCGTGCGCTCCTTTACGATCAGGGGTTCACCATCGGCGGTGCGCGTCTGCGACTGTCCGGCGATGAGGCCAAAGACGACACCACCCAATACAAGCAAATGATCCGCCAGATGATCGCCGAGCTCGAAGATGTTCTGGTGGTTCTCAAGAAATAA
- the ihfA gene encoding integration host factor subunit alpha: MGALTKAEMAERLYEELGLNKREAKELVELFFEEIRHALEDNEQVKLSGFGNFDLRDKRQRPGRNPKTGEEIPITARRVVTFRPGQKLKARVEAYAGTKS, encoded by the coding sequence ATGGGGGCTTTGACGAAAGCTGAGATGGCGGAACGTCTGTATGAAGAGCTGGGCCTGAACAAGCGGGAAGCCAAGGAGTTGGTGGAACTGTTTTTCGAGGAAATCAGGCACGCTCTTGAAGACAACGAGCAGGTCAAATTGTCGGGTTTCGGCAATTTCGACCTTCGGGACAAACGCCAGCGGCCTGGCCGCAACCCGAAAACGGGGGAAGAAATCCCGATCACGGCTCGCCGTGTGGTCACCTTTCGTCCAGGGCAGAAATTGAAGGCCCGAGTTGAGGCTTATGCTGGAACCAAGTCATAA
- the pheT gene encoding phenylalanine--tRNA ligase subunit beta, whose translation MKFSEQWLRGWVSPQVDRDALVARLSMAGLEVDSVTPAAGVFSGVVVGEVLSTEQHPDADKLRVCQVSNGAEPFQVVCGAPNVRPGLKIPFAMIGAELPGDFKIKKAKLRGVESNGMLCSQAELQIGEGNDGLMELPADAPVGEDFRVYLDLEDASIEVDLTPNRGDCLSLAGLAREVGALYDAPVTRPVVKAVPAVHDEVRSVEVLAPAACPRYLGRVIRNVDLSKPTPLWMVERLRRAEVRSIDAAVDITNYVMLELGQPLHAFDLAEINGGIRVRMAEEGEKLVLLDGQEVSLRSDTLVIADHTRALAIAGVMGGEHSGVSATTRDVFLESAFFDQIAVAGKARSYGLHTDASHRYERGVDWQLAREAMERATGLLLEITGGEAGPIIETVNEQHLPSIAPITLRAQRITQMLGMEMDSAEVERLLNALGLKVSADGAGQWRVEVPSHRFDISLEVDLIEELARLYGYNRLPVRYPQARLAPQAKAEARSDLPELRRLLVARGYQEAITYSFIDPKQFELFNPCVEPLLLANPISNDMAAMRSSLWPGLVKALQHNLNRQQDRVRLFESGLRFVGQLEGLKQEPMIAGVVCGSRLPEGWAQGRDTVDFFDVKADVEAVLGFAGALDQFTFAPGKHPALHPGQTARIEREGREVGFIGAIHPELSKSLGLDRPVFVFELVLAEVALGKMPKFHELSRFPEVRRDLALIAHKDVAASAVLDVIRENAGEWLTDLRLFDVYQGKGIDPDRKSLAVGLTWQHPSRTLNDDEVNSTTQDILTSLEQRLNATLRK comes from the coding sequence ATGAAATTCAGTGAACAATGGCTGCGTGGCTGGGTCAGCCCGCAGGTAGATCGCGACGCGCTGGTTGCCCGTCTGTCGATGGCCGGTCTTGAGGTCGATAGCGTTACGCCGGCCGCCGGTGTTTTCAGTGGCGTGGTGGTGGGTGAGGTGCTGAGCACCGAGCAGCACCCCGATGCCGACAAATTGCGCGTTTGCCAAGTCAGCAATGGCGCGGAACCTTTCCAGGTTGTGTGTGGTGCGCCAAACGTGCGTCCGGGCCTGAAAATTCCGTTCGCAATGATCGGTGCCGAGCTGCCGGGCGACTTCAAGATCAAGAAGGCCAAGCTGCGCGGCGTCGAGTCCAACGGCATGCTGTGCTCGCAAGCCGAACTTCAGATCGGCGAAGGCAATGACGGTCTGATGGAGCTGCCGGCTGATGCGCCGGTGGGCGAAGATTTTCGTGTTTATCTGGACCTGGAAGACGCCAGCATCGAAGTCGATCTGACTCCGAACCGCGGCGACTGCCTGTCCCTGGCCGGTCTGGCCCGTGAAGTCGGCGCGTTGTACGACGCTCCGGTCACTCGCCCGGTGGTGAAGGCCGTTCCTGCAGTGCACGACGAAGTGCGCTCCGTAGAAGTCCTGGCACCTGCTGCCTGCCCGCGTTATCTGGGCCGTGTCATCCGTAACGTTGACCTGTCCAAACCGACGCCACTGTGGATGGTTGAGCGCCTGCGTCGCGCCGAAGTCCGCAGCATCGACGCCGCCGTCGACATCACCAACTACGTGATGCTCGAGCTGGGCCAGCCGCTGCACGCTTTCGATCTCGCCGAAATCAATGGCGGCATCCGTGTGCGCATGGCAGAAGAGGGCGAGAAGCTTGTGCTGCTCGACGGTCAGGAAGTCAGCCTGCGTAGCGATACGCTGGTGATCGCCGACCACACTCGCGCTCTGGCCATTGCTGGCGTGATGGGTGGCGAGCACAGCGGTGTATCTGCGACCACTCGCGACGTATTCCTTGAAAGTGCGTTCTTCGACCAGATCGCGGTGGCGGGCAAGGCTCGTTCCTACGGTCTGCACACCGACGCTTCGCACCGCTACGAGCGCGGTGTGGACTGGCAACTGGCCCGTGAAGCCATGGAGCGCGCCACTGGCCTGCTGCTGGAAATCACCGGTGGCGAAGCCGGCCCGATCATCGAAACCGTCAACGAGCAGCACTTGCCGTCGATCGCGCCGATCACCCTGCGTGCGCAGCGCATCACCCAGATGCTGGGCATGGAAATGGATTCGGCCGAAGTCGAGCGCCTGCTCAATGCTTTGGGTCTGAAGGTTTCCGCCGACGGAGCAGGGCAGTGGCGCGTAGAAGTGCCGAGCCATCGCTTCGATATCAGCCTGGAAGTCGATCTGATCGAAGAGCTGGCGCGTCTGTACGGTTACAACCGCCTGCCGGTTCGTTACCCGCAAGCTCGTCTGGCGCCACAGGCCAAGGCCGAAGCGCGCAGCGATCTGCCGGAACTGCGTCGCCTGCTGGTCGCTCGTGGTTACCAGGAAGCGATCACTTACAGTTTCATCGATCCGAAGCAGTTCGAGCTGTTCAACCCGTGCGTCGAGCCGCTGCTGTTGGCGAACCCTATCTCCAATGACATGGCCGCCATGCGTTCGTCGCTGTGGCCGGGTTTGGTCAAGGCGCTGCAGCACAACCTCAACCGTCAGCAGGATCGTGTTCGTCTGTTCGAGAGCGGTCTGCGCTTTGTCGGTCAGCTGGAAGGTCTGAAGCAAGAACCGATGATCGCCGGTGTGGTGTGCGGCAGCCGTCTGCCGGAAGGCTGGGCGCAAGGCCGCGATACCGTCGACTTCTTCGACGTCAAGGCTGACGTCGAAGCGGTGCTGGGCTTTGCCGGTGCGCTGGATCAGTTCACTTTTGCACCGGGCAAGCATCCTGCACTGCATCCAGGCCAGACCGCACGCATCGAGCGGGAAGGGCGTGAAGTCGGCTTTATCGGCGCGATTCACCCTGAGCTGTCGAAATCCCTGGGTCTCGACCGTCCAGTGTTCGTCTTCGAGCTGGTTCTGGCTGAAGTCGCTCTGGGGAAAATGCCGAAATTCCACGAGTTGTCGCGCTTTCCTGAAGTGCGTCGTGACCTGGCACTGATTGCGCACAAAGACGTTGCAGCCTCGGCTGTACTGGACGTAATCCGTGAAAATGCAGGCGAATGGCTGACAGACCTCAGGCTATTTGACGTGTATCAGGGTAAAGGCATTGATCCTGATAGAAAAAGCCTCGCAGTCGGCTTGACCTGGCAGCATCCATCGCGCACTCTTAATGACGATGAGGTGAATTCGACGACGCAAGATATCCTCACCTCGCTCGAACAAAGGTTGAACGCCACGTTAAGGAAGTGA
- the pheS gene encoding phenylalanine--tRNA ligase subunit alpha, with protein sequence MENLDALVSQALEAVQSAEDINALEQIRVQYLGKKGELTQVMKTLGNLPAEERPQVGALINVAKERVTGVLNARMALFEEAELAAKLSAESIDVTLPGRGQTSGGLHPVTRTLERIEQFFTHIGYGIAEGPEVEDDYHNFEALNIPGHHPARSMHDTFYFNANMLLRTHTSPVQVRTMESKKPPIRIVCPGRVYRSDSDITHSPMFHQVEGLLVDRDINFADLKGTIEEFLRVFFEKELAVRFRPSYFPFTEPSAEVDMECVMCSGKGCRVCKQTGWLEVMGCGMVHPNVLRMSGIDPEEFSGFAFGMGVERLAMLRYGVNDLRLFFDNDLRFLAQFR encoded by the coding sequence ATGGAAAACCTGGATGCGCTGGTCTCTCAAGCACTAGAGGCTGTGCAAAGCGCTGAAGATATCAATGCCCTGGAGCAAATCCGGGTTCAATACCTTGGCAAAAAGGGTGAATTGACTCAGGTGATGAAGACCCTGGGGAATTTGCCGGCAGAAGAGCGTCCGCAGGTCGGCGCCCTGATCAACGTTGCCAAGGAACGTGTCACAGGCGTTCTCAATGCGCGCATGGCTTTGTTTGAGGAAGCCGAACTGGCTGCCAAACTGTCTGCTGAATCCATTGACGTGACCCTGCCGGGCCGCGGTCAGACCTCCGGTGGTCTGCATCCGGTAACCCGGACTCTGGAACGTATCGAACAGTTCTTCACCCATATCGGCTACGGCATCGCCGAGGGCCCTGAGGTCGAAGACGACTATCACAACTTCGAGGCGCTCAACATCCCAGGCCACCACCCGGCCCGGTCGATGCATGACACCTTCTATTTCAACGCCAACATGTTGCTGCGCACCCATACCTCGCCGGTACAGGTCCGCACCATGGAATCGAAAAAGCCGCCGATCCGCATCGTCTGCCCAGGCCGTGTGTACCGCAGCGACTCCGATATCACCCATTCGCCGATGTTCCACCAGGTCGAAGGCCTGCTGGTCGATCGCGATATCAACTTCGCCGACCTCAAAGGCACGATTGAAGAATTCCTGCGGGTGTTCTTCGAAAAAGAACTGGCCGTGCGTTTCCGCCCTTCGTACTTCCCGTTCACCGAACCTTCCGCCGAAGTCGACATGGAATGCGTGATGTGCAGCGGTAAAGGCTGCCGCGTCTGCAAGCAGACCGGCTGGCTGGAAGTGATGGGCTGCGGCATGGTTCATCCGAACGTGCTGCGCATGTCCGGAATCGATCCGGAAGAGTTCTCGGGCTTCGCCTTCGGCATGGGCGTTGAGCGTCTGGCCATGCTGCGTTACGGCGTGAACGACTTGCGTCTGTTCTTCGACAACGACTTGCGGTTCCTCGCGCAATTTCGCTAG
- the rplT gene encoding 50S ribosomal protein L20: MARVKRGVIARKRHKKILKLAKGYYGARSRVFRVAKQAVIKAGQYAYRDRRQKKRQFRALWIARINAGARVNGLSYSRFIAGLKKASIEIDRKVLADLAVNEKAAFAAIVEKAKATLA; the protein is encoded by the coding sequence ATGGCTCGTGTAAAGCGTGGCGTCATTGCCCGTAAACGTCACAAAAAAATTCTGAAACTTGCTAAAGGCTACTACGGCGCACGCTCCCGCGTATTCCGTGTTGCCAAGCAAGCGGTAATCAAGGCAGGCCAATACGCCTACCGTGACCGTCGTCAGAAAAAACGTCAGTTCCGCGCTCTGTGGATCGCTCGTATCAACGCTGGTGCTCGTGTTAACGGTCTGTCCTACAGCCGTTTCATCGCTGGCCTGAAAAAAGCGTCCATCGAGATCGACCGTAAGGTTCTGGCTGATCTGGCAGTGAACGAAAAAGCGGCGTTTGCTGCGATTGTCGAGAAAGCTAAAGCCACCTTGGCTTAA
- the rpmI gene encoding 50S ribosomal protein L35 — protein sequence MPKMKTKSGAAKRFLKTANGIKHKHAFKSHILTKMSTKRKRQLRGSSLLHPSDVAKVERMLRLR from the coding sequence ATGCCAAAGATGAAAACCAAAAGTGGTGCTGCTAAGCGGTTTCTGAAAACTGCTAACGGTATCAAGCACAAGCACGCTTTCAAGAGCCACATCCTGACCAAAATGTCGACCAAGCGTAAGCGTCAACTGCGCGGTAGCAGCTTGCTGCATCCGTCTGACGTGGCAAAAGTCGAGCGCATGCTGCGCCTTCGTTAA
- the infC gene encoding translation initiation factor IF-3 — translation MIIKREMRQDKRAAPKAPINENISAREVRLIGADGEQIGIVSIDEALRIAEEAKLDLVEISADAVPPVCRVMDYGKSIFEKKKQIAAAKKNQKQIQVKEIKFRPGTEEGDYQVKLRNLVRFLSDGDRAKVSLRFRGREMAHQELGMELLKRVEQDLLEYGSVEQHPKMEGRQLIMVIAPKKKK, via the coding sequence ATTATTATTAAGCGTGAAATGAGACAAGATAAACGAGCTGCACCGAAAGCCCCGATCAACGAGAATATCTCGGCACGCGAGGTTCGGTTAATTGGCGCTGATGGCGAGCAGATTGGCATCGTCTCGATTGATGAAGCGCTTCGTATTGCTGAAGAAGCAAAGCTTGATCTGGTAGAAATTTCTGCCGACGCAGTCCCACCGGTTTGCCGTGTGATGGACTACGGCAAATCGATCTTCGAAAAGAAGAAGCAGATTGCTGCGGCGAAGAAAAACCAGAAGCAGATTCAGGTAAAAGAAATCAAGTTTCGTCCAGGGACGGAGGAAGGGGATTACCAGGTAAAACTGCGCAACCTGGTACGTTTCCTGAGTGACGGGGACAGGGCCAAGGTATCCTTGCGATTCCGCGGCCGTGAGATGGCCCACCAGGAGCTGGGGATGGAACTCCTCAAGCGGGTTGAACAAGACCTGCTCGAGTACGGTTCGGTCGAACAGCATCCTAAGATGGAAGGACGCCAGCTGATCATGGTCATCGCCCCGAAAAAGAAGAAGTAA
- the thrS gene encoding threonine--tRNA ligase — protein MPTITLPDGSQRSFDHPVSVAEVAASIGAGLAKATVAGKVNGKLVDACDIIDSDATLQIITPKDEEGLEIIRHSCAHLVGHAVKQLYPTAKMVIGPVIDEGFYYDIAFERPFTPDDMAAIEQRMHQLIDTEYDVIKKVTPRAEVIEVFKARGEDYKLRLVEDMPNEQAMGLYYHEEYVDMCRGPHVPNTRFLKSFKLTKLSGAYWRGDAKNEQLQRVYGTAWADKKQLAAYIQRIEEAEKRDHRKIGKRLGLFHTQEEAPGMVFWHPNGWTLYQVLEQYMRKVQRDNGYLEIKTPQVVDRSLWEKSGHWANYADNMFTTESESRDYAIKPMNCPCHVQVFNQGLKSYRELPMRLAEFGACHRNEPSGALHGIMRVRAFTQDDAHIFCTEEQMQAESAAFIKLTMDVYRDFGFTDVEMKLSTRPEKRVGSDELWDRAEAALAAALDSAGLPYDLQPGEGAFYGPKIEFSLKDCLGRVWQCGTLQLDFNLPVRLGAEYVSEDNSRKHPVMLHRAILGSFERFVGILIEHYEGAFPAWLAPTQAVIMNITDKQADFVAQVEKTLNESGFRAKSDLRNEKIGFKIREHTLLKVPYLLVIGDKEVEMQTVAVRTREGADLGSMPVAQFAEFLAQAVSRRGRPDSE, from the coding sequence ATGCCAACTATTACTCTTCCCGACGGCAGTCAACGTTCATTCGATCACCCGGTTTCCGTAGCCGAGGTCGCCGCCTCCATCGGTGCAGGTCTGGCCAAGGCCACCGTAGCCGGAAAGGTCAATGGCAAGCTGGTCGACGCCTGCGACATCATCGACAGCGATGCGACGCTGCAAATCATCACGCCAAAGGATGAAGAGGGGCTGGAGATCATTCGCCACTCTTGCGCCCACCTGGTCGGCCATGCGGTCAAGCAGCTGTACCCGACTGCAAAAATGGTCATCGGGCCGGTTATCGACGAAGGTTTCTATTACGACATTGCCTTCGAGCGTCCTTTTACTCCGGACGACATGGCGGCCATCGAACAGCGCATGCACCAGCTGATCGATACAGAATATGACGTCATCAAGAAAGTCACTCCGCGTGCCGAAGTGATCGAAGTGTTCAAGGCTCGTGGCGAAGACTACAAGCTGCGCCTGGTCGAAGACATGCCGAACGAGCAGGCCATGGGCCTGTACTATCACGAAGAATACGTCGACATGTGCCGCGGTCCGCACGTGCCGAACACTCGCTTCCTGAAATCCTTCAAGCTGACCAAGCTGTCCGGCGCCTACTGGCGCGGTGATGCCAAAAACGAGCAATTGCAGCGCGTTTATGGCACCGCGTGGGCAGACAAGAAGCAACTGGCTGCTTACATCCAGCGTATTGAAGAAGCTGAAAAGCGCGATCACCGCAAGATCGGCAAGCGCCTGGGCCTGTTTCATACCCAGGAAGAAGCGCCGGGCATGGTGTTCTGGCACCCGAACGGCTGGACGCTGTACCAGGTACTCGAGCAGTACATGCGCAAAGTGCAGCGCGACAACGGCTATCTCGAGATCAAGACGCCGCAAGTCGTTGACCGCAGCCTGTGGGAGAAATCCGGGCACTGGGCAAACTACGCCGACAACATGTTCACCACTGAGTCGGAAAGCCGCGACTACGCCATCAAGCCGATGAACTGCCCTTGCCATGTGCAGGTGTTCAACCAGGGCCTGAAGAGCTACCGCGAGCTGCCGATGCGTCTGGCCGAGTTCGGCGCCTGCCACCGTAACGAGCCGTCGGGTGCGCTGCACGGCATCATGCGTGTGCGTGCGTTCACTCAGGACGATGCTCACATTTTCTGCACCGAAGAGCAGATGCAGGCTGAATCCGCTGCGTTCATCAAGCTGACCATGGATGTTTACCGCGACTTCGGCTTTACCGACGTCGAGATGAAGCTGTCCACTCGTCCGGAAAAACGCGTCGGTTCCGACGAGTTGTGGGATCGCGCCGAGGCAGCACTGGCTGCAGCCCTTGACAGCGCGGGTCTGCCGTACGATCTGCAGCCGGGTGAGGGGGCGTTCTACGGTCCGAAAATCGAATTCTCGCTGAAAGATTGCCTCGGCCGCGTGTGGCAGTGTGGTACCTTGCAGCTCGATTTCAACCTGCCTGTGCGTCTGGGAGCCGAATACGTTTCCGAAGACAACAGCCGCAAGCATCCGGTGATGTTGCACCGTGCGATCCTCGGTTCGTTCGAGCGTTTCGTCGGGATTCTGATCGAGCACTACGAAGGTGCGTTCCCTGCGTGGCTGGCGCCAACCCAGGCAGTGATCATGAATATCACTGATAAACAGGCAGATTTCGTCGCTCAGGTCGAAAAAACTCTCAACGAAAGCGGGTTTCGTGCCAAGTCCGACTTGAGAAATGAAAAGATCGGCTTTAAAATCCGCGAGCATACTTTGCTCAAGGTTCCATATCTCTTGGTTATTGGGGATAAGGAAGTCGAGATGCAGACTGTCGCTGTGCGTACTCGTGAAGGTGCTGACCTGGGCTCGATGCCCGTCGCCCAGTTCGCTGAGTTTCTCGCGCAAGCGGTTTCCCGGCGTGGTCGCCCAGATTCGGAGTAA
- a CDS encoding cold-shock protein: MSNRQTGTVKWFNDEKGFGFITPQGGGDDLFVHFKAIETDGFKSLKEGQTVSFVAEKGQKGMQAAQVRPE, from the coding sequence ATGTCTAATCGCCAAACCGGCACCGTTAAATGGTTCAACGATGAAAAAGGCTTCGGCTTCATCACTCCTCAAGGTGGCGGTGACGACCTGTTCGTACACTTCAAAGCTATCGAAACTGACGGTTTCAAAAGCCTGAAAGAAGGCCAGACCGTTTCCTTCGTGGCTGAGAAAGGCCAAAAGGGTATGCAAGCTGCACAAGTTCGCCCAGAGTAA
- a CDS encoding I78 family peptidase inhibitor, with amino-acid sequence MPWKFASLGALMAVALLGGCTTTSSESQKDPVATEAGHGRCEVSAAEFALGKKASPELLEQARKKAGAQNARFLKPNDMITLEYRSDRLNLNTDQNLVVTRVSCG; translated from the coding sequence ATGCCTTGGAAGTTCGCGTCACTGGGTGCACTGATGGCCGTTGCTTTGCTGGGTGGTTGCACCACGACCTCCAGCGAGTCGCAAAAGGATCCCGTGGCGACTGAGGCCGGACATGGTCGTTGTGAGGTATCGGCTGCGGAGTTCGCTCTCGGCAAGAAAGCTTCGCCAGAGCTGTTGGAGCAAGCACGCAAAAAAGCCGGTGCGCAGAACGCCCGGTTCCTCAAGCCGAATGACATGATTACTTTGGAGTACCGCTCCGATCGCCTCAACCTGAATACCGATCAGAACCTGGTGGTCACTCGCGTCAGCTGCGGCTGA
- a CDS encoding nucleoside hydrolase: MHRYAQKLHQLIRSLLLLSVITATGAQAAEKIDLIIDTDPGADDVVALLFALASPEELNIRALTTVAGNVRLDKTSRNARLAREWAGREDIPVYAGAPKPLMRTPIYAENIHGKEGLSGVTVHEPKKGLAEGNAVNYLIDTLKKAKPHSITIAMLGPQTNLALALIQEPEIVQGIKEVVIMGGAHFNGGNITPVAEFNLYADPQAAEVVLKSGVKLTYLPLDVTHKILTSDARLKQIAALNNNASKIVGGILNEYIKGDMEHYGIPGGPVHDATVVAYLLKPELFMGRSVSVVIDSREGPTFGQTIVDWYDGLKAPKNAFWVENGDAQGFFDLLTERLKRLK, translated from the coding sequence ATGCACCGCTATGCTCAAAAATTGCATCAATTGATTCGGAGTCTGCTGCTTTTGTCCGTGATAACCGCGACCGGCGCCCAGGCGGCGGAAAAGATCGACCTGATCATCGACACCGATCCGGGCGCCGACGACGTGGTCGCCCTGTTGTTTGCCCTGGCCTCCCCGGAGGAGCTGAACATTCGCGCGTTGACCACCGTGGCCGGCAATGTGCGTCTGGACAAGACTTCACGTAATGCCAGGTTGGCCCGTGAGTGGGCTGGGCGGGAAGATATTCCGGTGTACGCCGGGGCGCCAAAACCGCTGATGCGTACGCCGATCTACGCCGAAAACATCCATGGCAAGGAAGGCCTGTCGGGTGTCACTGTGCATGAGCCGAAGAAAGGCCTGGCCGAAGGCAATGCGGTCAACTATCTGATCGACACCCTGAAAAAAGCCAAGCCGCACAGCATCACCATCGCGATGCTCGGCCCGCAGACCAACCTGGCCCTGGCGCTGATCCAGGAGCCGGAGATCGTTCAGGGCATCAAGGAAGTCGTGATCATGGGTGGCGCCCACTTCAATGGCGGCAACATCACGCCGGTGGCTGAATTCAACCTGTACGCCGACCCGCAGGCCGCGGAAGTGGTGCTCAAAAGCGGGGTGAAACTGACTTATCTGCCGCTGGACGTGACCCACAAGATCCTGACCAGCGATGCGCGCCTGAAGCAGATTGCGGCGCTGAACAACAATGCGAGCAAGATTGTCGGCGGCATCCTCAACGAGTACATCAAAGGGGATATGGAGCACTACGGTATTCCGGGTGGCCCGGTGCATGACGCCACCGTCGTGGCTTACCTGCTCAAGCCCGAGCTGTTCATGGGTCGTTCGGTGAGTGTGGTGATCGACAGTCGTGAAGGCCCGACCTTCGGCCAGACCATTGTCGACTGGTATGACGGCCTGAAGGCGCCGAAGAACGCCTTCTGGGTGGAGAACGGCGATGCCCAAGGCTTCTTCGATCTGCTGACCGAGCGTCTGAAGCGTCTGAAGTAA
- the rbsD gene encoding D-ribose pyranase — translation MKKTPLLNVALSRLIASLGHGDMVVIGDAGLPVPPGVELIDLALTHGVPDFVSTLKVVLSEMQVESHALAKEIFDRQPTALSTLDELNDEGSLGRRDLLSHEQFKGLSRQARAIVRTGECQPYCNIVLVSGVTF, via the coding sequence ATGAAAAAGACTCCTTTGCTCAATGTCGCCCTGTCGCGGCTGATTGCCTCCCTCGGCCACGGCGACATGGTCGTGATCGGTGATGCCGGCCTGCCGGTGCCGCCGGGTGTCGAGCTGATCGACCTGGCGTTGACGCACGGCGTTCCGGATTTCGTCAGCACCCTGAAAGTCGTGCTCAGCGAAATGCAGGTGGAAAGCCACGCGCTGGCCAAGGAGATTTTCGACAGGCAACCGACCGCGCTGTCCACGCTGGACGAGCTGAATGACGAAGGCTCGCTGGGGCGGCGTGACCTGCTCAGTCACGAGCAATTCAAAGGACTCAGCCGACAGGCACGAGCGATTGTTCGTACGGGCGAATGCCAGCCGTACTGCAACATCGTGCTGGTGTCTGGAGTTACGTTCTAA
- the rbsK gene encoding ribokinase: protein MSTNVVVIGSLNMDLVTRAPRLPRGGETLIGHSFATVSGGKGANQAVAAARLGAKVSMVGCVGTDAYGVQLREALLAEQIDCQAVSVVEDSSGVALIVVDDNSQNAIVIVAGANGSMTPAVIDRFDAVLQAADVIICQLEIPDATVGHALKRGRELGKTVILNPAPASRPLPADWFAAIDYLIPNESEAAALSGLPVDSLETAEKAAAHLIALGAGKVIITLGAQGSLFANGTGYQHFPAPKVKAVDTTAAGDTFVGGFAAALAAGKTEDEAIRFGQIAAALSVTRAGAQPSIPTTSDVQAFKPA, encoded by the coding sequence ATGTCCACAAATGTAGTGGTAATAGGTAGCCTGAACATGGATCTGGTCACCCGGGCGCCTCGCTTGCCCCGGGGTGGTGAGACGCTGATCGGCCATTCCTTCGCGACCGTGTCCGGTGGCAAGGGTGCCAATCAGGCGGTGGCTGCTGCGCGTCTGGGTGCGAAAGTGTCGATGGTCGGCTGCGTCGGCACCGATGCCTATGGCGTGCAATTGCGCGAGGCGTTGCTGGCCGAACAGATCGATTGCCAGGCTGTCAGCGTGGTCGAGGATTCCAGTGGCGTGGCGCTGATCGTGGTCGATGACAACAGTCAGAACGCGATTGTCATCGTTGCCGGTGCCAATGGTTCGATGACCCCGGCGGTCATCGACCGGTTCGACGCCGTGCTGCAAGCGGCCGACGTGATCATCTGCCAGCTGGAAATCCCTGATGCCACCGTAGGCCATGCCCTCAAGCGCGGACGTGAGCTGGGCAAGACAGTCATCCTCAACCCGGCGCCGGCCAGTCGTCCGCTGCCGGCAGACTGGTTTGCCGCCATCGATTACCTGATTCCCAACGAGAGCGAGGCCGCCGCCCTCAGCGGATTGCCGGTGGACTCGCTGGAGACCGCTGAGAAAGCCGCCGCGCACCTGATTGCGCTGGGGGCCGGCAAGGTCATCATCACGTTGGGGGCTCAAGGCTCTTTGTTCGCCAACGGTACGGGTTACCAGCATTTTCCTGCACCCAAAGTGAAGGCTGTCGATACCACCGCCGCCGGGGATACTTTTGTTGGCGGATTTGCGGCTGCCCTGGCGGCCGGCAAAACCGAGGACGAGGCCATTCGTTTTGGACAGATTGCTGCGGCCCTGTCGGTCACCCGGGCAGGTGCCCAGCCGTCCATTCCCACCACCTCCGACGTACAGGCATTCAAACCCGCATGA